A stretch of DNA from Nitrosopumilus zosterae:
AATAATATTTTTTTTAGTTTGTTTTCCAAATCATCATTATTTGAAACTGTTAGAACTGCATTATTTCGTACATGTTCATATTGAGGGATTTCTTCATTAAAATAAACATTCATTGTAGGTTTATCTAAAATCATTGATTCAAGAAGCATTGTTGGAGTAGCATGAATTTCAGGAGATAGAACCATTACTACATCTGCACTATTAATTGTATCAATTACTGATGTCCACAAATAAACAGGGATGGAACTATCTAATTTTGTTATTAATGATTTAATTTCTTCATTATGCGTTAATTGTATAGGATGTAGTTTTACAATGATTTTTACATTTTCAAATTTTTTAATTATTGACAATATTTCTTTGATAGATTCATTGAATTGTATTTTGAGATTTGTATTAGATTGTCCATTAGTTTCATTAATTGGATTAGGAGCTAAAAGCAAAGTTTTTTCATATTTATCTTTAGTTTCTAACTTTGAACAAAAGTAGTCATCATGTCTTGGACTTCCAGTGACTATGATTCTTGATGGATCAATATGATATTCATTTATCAACCACTTTTTCTTCATTTCGCCCCATACCGCAATTTTATCTTTAAATGAAATATATTCAGATAAAATATCAAATCGCTTTGTTTTATCAATTCTTTCAATAAATCCATGTTCAAGTAAAATGGAAGGAATTTTTTTATTATTAACTTCAAGGAAGGTTTTTTCTGTTTCGCCCATCTCATTTAGGGAAACAATGCACCTTAAATCAATTTTCTCAAAAACTTTTTTTGCACTAAGAACAAGTGATATATAAAAAGAAAGTCTTTCCGAATAGGTTTTCATGAAAACTTCTTTAATTATATTCCAAAAACTACATCCTTCAATTTGAAAGATATCATTAAAAATGTTAGAATTTTTCCATAGTTCATCAATTTTTTTTGAATAGAAATCAACTAAAAAAGGAATTTTTGCTTTTTCATCTTTATTCAAGACATCGTCTAACTTTAAAATTTTACATTTTGATTTTCTTATTACATCAACAGATTTTTTGCTCCAAATTGCTGATCTTCTTTGATTAATTAGAATTACATTTCCATCATAATTTTTCATTTCTTGAAAGAGTTTTGAAAATAATTGTGGATTAAATTCTAAAAAAACAATACTCTTTTTTTTAGAATTTTTAAGATCAAACCAAAAACTGAAGAAAAAAGCACTAAATGTTTCTAACAAATTTTTTATTTTAAGATATTTTTTTCGTGATAAAGTAAATGTTAGAGGAATTTTACCTACATTATATTTAGCAGTGATTTTGTCCCAAAGAAGATCTTTTTTGATTTTGTTTTCAAAAAATTCGGTTTCAATATTTTTTCCCTTGGTGATTGTTTCAATTAATTTTGATAATTGACTTGTCGCAACAATTTTGGTAGGTTTTTCTTTTTCAATTATTTTTTTAATTATAAGAAGATCAATTAAATTTGGCATAAGATATGATAGAAATTCATGTGAATCAAAAATTTTTAATAGATTTACTCCTTCTAAACTACAATTATCAATAGAAATTTTTGAATGCCATGACAAAAATTCTGCGATTTGATCAAATATTTTTAATCGTTCATTCAAGCTAAGAAAATCATCGGCTATTTGATGATCAATTTTTTGAGATTGGAGTTTTTGATGAACATCTATATTAAATGAAAAAATTTTTGCATCATTAATTTTTAATAAATCTTGCGGAATAACACGTAAATCTGAAATATTATTAAGAAAGATGAATTTTGTCAAGATAATTATCGTTATGATTTTTCATAATTATTTAACTATAGCTTATAATTTGTTAGGCAAAATAAATTTGAGCTATTTAAAAAATAGCCATATTCTAATAGAAAATATCCACAACATTTAGTTAATTACGATAAAATTTCTTTTAATTCTATCATTAGATAATTTATCATATGCATACTTTGTAAAACCAACAAGAGTATATCCATTAGGCTCATAAAGCAAATCTATAATTCGGAATTTTTCTTTCAAGTTTAATGATTCATAAAAGGATAATGAAAGATTAGATTTTAATTTTTGCGATACGTTAGTTTGCGGAATAGATAATTTTTTTTCAGTTTTTATACTAGAATCAAAAAGTAAACCCTGAGTACTTTCGGTGATTCCAAAAATAGAGTATCCATAAAGATTGGTTTTTTTAAATAATTTGTCTATATCATTGAAGTCATAAAGAAATTCATTTGTATGCAAAAGTGAATCAACGATCAAAGTATCTTCTTCTTTTTTATTTTTAAAATTTAGATTCCAACCATAATCAAATTTATTTAATTCAAGATCTCTAACTAATTCAATTCCTAAATCATAATTGGATTTTTCTTTACCTAATAAAATAGAAATCATCTCTTTGTTCAGCATTCTTTTATGACCACCTAATTTTCCATACAAATAAAGAAAAATTATACCATCGTCTTTCAATGTTTTAGTTAACATTTGCAACCCCTTACTTGGGTTTGAAAGATGGTGTAATACTCCCATGCACAAAACAATATCAAATTTTCCAAGATTCTCAACACCAGTCATGATATTGTGTTTTTGAAATTGAATATTTTTTGTGTTTTTTTTATTTTTTAATTCATTTGCTATTTCTAATGATTTTTCAGAAATGTCTATTCCAAGAAAATTGCATTTCTTAAAAAATTGTGCAACATTTGTAATTCGATGTCCACTGCCAGAACCAGCATCTAAAATATTTTTTTCTTCTAACTTTATTTTACTTTCCATTTCAAATATTCGTAAGAGATTCAATAATTCATTTGTTTGAGCAGCATCAGTTGAGGGAGATGGATAGGGATATTTTTTGTACATATTCTCAACTTTTTGGGTAATTGTATCATCTTTAGTCATGAAATATTTCCTCTTTGATAGTAAAAGAATTTTTTCGTCACATATTTAATTAATCATTATTGAATAATAATCAAATGGAGTTAAATGAGGAATTTCTTAAAATCAAAGATTTAGAAAAAACAACAGATAAAATTTGTGAATTTATCAAAGATGAAATTTCTAATAAATTTCAGAAAAAAGGTGCAATTGTAGGTCTAAGTGGAGGAGTTGATTCTGCTGTCACTATGGCACTTTGTGCTAAATCTTTAGGTTATGAACAAATTTTAGGTTTAATCATGCCAGAAAAAGAATCAAGTTCTTCTAGTCAATTACTTGCAAAAGAAGTTGCTAAAAAATTTAATGTTGAAACAAAAATAATAGACATTACTCAAATTTTAGAATCTTTTGGAGTTTATGATATCAAAGAGCAAATTGTAAAGGAGAAATTTCCAAAATTTAATATTGAATGTAAATATAGAGTAATTGTTCCTCCTAAATCAAAAAATATTGTTGGAATTCCGTTCTTGGAAATACTTGATGAAAACAATGAACGTCATAAATTAAAAATATCTTCTTCAGATTTTCTTACACTAACTGCTGCTACGTCAATTAAGCATAGAGTACGAATGACAATGTTATATTTTCATGCAGAAAAAAATAATTTCTCTGTAGTAGGAACCACAAATAAATCTGAATATCAACAAGGCTATTTTGTAAAATATGGTGATGGGGGTTCCGATATTGAACCTTTAGTAAATCTCTATAAATCTCAAATTTATCAATTAGGAGAGTTTTTAAAAGTTCCCAATCAAATATTGTCTAAGGAAGCATCACCAGATGTTTGGAGTTTTTCAACCACTGATGAAGAGTTTTTTTACAGTGTTCCATATCAGATAGTTGATTTAATTTTATATGCACGAGAAAATAAGTTGTCTATAAAAGATATTCAGAAAATTTCGGATTTGTCCAAAGAGGATATTGAAAGTTTAGTTAAAATTCAAAACATAAAGCAAGTAAAAAGTCAACATATGAGAGAAATTCCTCATAGTTGGATGCCTGACTTTACTTAATAGATAATAATCAGAGAATTTTTGAAAAATTAAGAAAACTAAATGATTGAAATTAATAAAGATAAGCATACTGAAAGTCACAATCCATTAGTTAGTATAATTATTCTCAATTATAATGCAGGAAATTTACTTGTGGATTGTATAAATTCTATTCAAAAATCCACTTATACTAATTTTGAAATAATATTAGTTGATAATGTTTCAAAAGACAATAGTCATATTATTTGTAAAGAAAAATTTCCCACTATAAAATTAATAGAAAATTCTGAAAATTTAGGATATTGTGAAGGCAATAATGTAGGGTTAAGAAAAGCAAATGGAGAATTCATGATGGTTTTAAATCCAGATACTATTGTAGATTCCCAATGGTTAGAAGAATTGTTAAATGCTTATCAAACTAATGGTGAGGGAATTTATCAGCCAAAATTTTTAGCTATAACGGATCATTCTATGTTGTTAAGTACTGGAAATATGATACAAATTTTTGGTTTTGGATTTTCTCGCTCTAAGGGCAATATGGATAAAAAACAATTTGAAAATATAGAAAAAATTGATTATGTGTCTGGAACATGTCTTTTTACTTCAAAAAAGGTTCTGAAAAAAATTGGATTGTTTGATCCTTTTTTATTTGCATTTCATGATGATTTAGAATTATGCTGGCGCGCTGCATTAATCAAAATAAATTCTTTCTATGTTCCAAAATCAATTGTGTATCATCCCATTGAAGGAACTAGTTTCAAATGGAGTCCATTAAAATTCAAGTTAATGGAGAGAAATAGAAAGTATTGTCTACTTACACTATATGATCGTAAAACATTGCTCAAAATGATTCCTGGATTATTTTTAGTAGACATAGCTGTATTTTTTTTCTATTTAAAGAAAGGATTAGTGAAAATGAAAATTTCAGCAGATGTTGAAATTCTTCAAAATTTTAAAATTATTAACCAAAAGTATTCCCAAAATCAAAAAATAAAAATCATTTCAGATAAAGAAATAATTCAACATCTAAAAAACAAAGTAGATGTTCCTAATTGGATAGTAGATACTAAAACTAATCATTTTTTCAATAGTTTCCTCAATAGAATATCAAAAATCACAAGAATGATAATCTAACAATTCAAAGAATTTTTTTTGGATATAACAACTGCTATGGCATTTTGTTTTTCATGGCTTACAGAAACAAGAAAATTGTAAGAAGGATCTTTTGATAAAGAAACTATAGGTTTAGAATCTAAATGATCAGTGATAATATCTAGAAAATCTATTTTTTTGTTTATTGATTTTATCACAGATTCCTTGATAGCAAATTTTACAGCAAATGATTGGGATGAATTTTTATTATTTAAACAATAGTCAATTTCAGATAAATGGAAAATTTTTTTATAAAAAATTTCATTGTCTTGATATGGTTTTTCTTTAAATCGTTCAATTTCTATTATATCTATACCAATTCCAATATTTTCAAGCATATAGAAAATATCGAGAAGGTTTATTTATTATCTATTGATGTTCGCAAATGTTATGAGTAATGATAAATTAAAGAAAATGATTAAAGAAATTTTTTTTGAAATATTTCCAAATTTAGTTGAAGATGATTTTGCCTGGGGGAAAAAGCAAAATGAATATGAAAATTGGGATTCATTTGCTCAATTAAACCTAATAACTTTTGCAGAAGCAAAATTTAACATTACATTTTCTTTAGATGAATCAATTGAAATAAAATCTGCAAATGATCTTCTAAAGTCAATACAATCACATTTAACATGAATATTATTAATTTTCTCAAAAAAAATGTAGAAAAATACCCTACAAAAATTGCTATAATTGATGAGGATGCAAGTATAACTTTTCAGAAACTTTATGAAGAAGTTCAAAAATTTTCAACATCCATTTCATTTTTAAATGAAAAAGACGTTATTAGTCTTATTTCAGATAATTCAATTTCATTTGTTATTTCATATTTAGGAATAATTAATGCAGGAAAGTTAGTTCATCTAATTCCACCTGAAATTTTTGAGAGTAATCTATCTACTCAATTAGAAGCATCCAATTCAGGAGCCATTATTTGTTCCAAATTAAATAAAAAGAGTTTTTTAGAAAATCAATCAATAAAAATTCCAATTTATGGAATAGAGGAAGTTCTATCAAACCAAGAAAAAATTTCAGATATCAAAAAAAATAATGACTTGGCATATCTGATTTACACTTCTGGAACAACATCAGATCCAAAAGGTGTTGCAGTATCTCATAAAATGATAGATTTTACTACCAAAAATATTGTAAAGGTTTTAGGATATTCGGATTCAGATATTGATCTTTTGCCCTTACCACTTCATCATTCTTTTGGATTAGGATGTGTTCATACTTCATTATATACAGGATCAACACTTGTTTTATTAAAAAATGCAAGTAATTTAGAATTTATGTTTGAGACATTAAAAAAATTTAAAGTAACAACATTTGCAGCCATTCCAGCAACTTTAACAAAAATATTAAAATTTGATAGAAATCTATTGGAGAGTTATTTTTCAAATATTCGATTAATAATTACCAATAGTACATCAATTCCTAAAAACACTGTACAAAATTTTAAACATATTTTAGTAAATGGAAATTTAGCAACATATTATGGATTAACTGAAGCATCACGTTCTTCTTTTATGATATTTGATGAAAAAAATGATAGGGATGAGTCTGTAGGAAAAGCTGCACCTAAAGTAGAGATAAAGATTGTTAATGATGAAAAAAATGAATCAAACTTGGGTGAAATTTGGATTAAAGGCGATAATGTGATTAAAAACTATTGGAGAAATTATGAAGCTGATAAAAATTTGATTGATGGATGGTTACGAACAGGAGACATTGGGTATTTTGATGAAGAGAAATATCTTTTTCTAAAAGGACGTAATGATGATATAATTAACATTGGGGGGGAGAAAGTTTCACCACTAGAAATTGAAGAAAGCGTAAAAGAAATTTTAGGGGTAGATGACGTTGCGGCATTTGGTATAATGCATGAAATTTTTGGTCAAACAATTAAGATTAATGTAGTTAAGGCAAAAGATTCCGATTTGAGCAAGTCTCAAATTTTGAGTCACTGCATAAAAAATCTTGAAAAATATAAAATCCCATCAAAAATTGATTTTGTTGAGAGAATTCCTAAAACAGACTACGGAAAAGTTAAACGTTTTATGCTAAAATAACTATAGACATCATGATTAATTCCAAGAATTTTAGAGATAATGAACAAGAATTAATGGATTATTACGGATATGTAGGATTTGGGGGAAGGATAAAAATTCGAATAAAATTTCTAAAGAGTTGGATTTTTCATTCTTTGGCTTATTCATCACCTTTACCCTCATGGTCAATTAAATTTCAAAGGATGCGAGGAGTGAAGATCGGAGAAAATTGCCATATTTCTCCATATGTCTTAATAGATCTATTACATCCAGAGTTAATCAAAATTGAAGATAATGTAACAATTAGTTCTAATTCAATGATATTTGCTCATGTAAATCCCTCAGCAAATGATTTTTTAAAAAAACATGGTTATCCCAGAACAATCAAATCTGTGATTGTTAAAAAAGGTGCAGTAATCAGTGTTGGATGTATAATAATTGCAGGAGTAACAATAGGAGAAAACGCAATAGTTGGTGCTGGGAGTGTTGTAACTCAGGATGTGCCAGATTATTGTGTCGTGGTAGGAAATCCAGCAAGAGTAGTAAAAAAAATTGATCATTAATAAATTTCATTAGTAAAAACAATTAAAATAAAACACATTTATCATATTTTATTTATTGAAATTTGTGGGTTTTACTTTTAAAAGATTATCAATTCCAGAAGTTATTCTAGTTGAACCAAAATTATATTCAGACAGCAGAGGTTTTTTCTATGAAAGTTTTAAAGAATCAGATTTTTTTTCAAATGAAATAACAAAATTTGTACAAGATAATGTCTCACATTCAATTAATGGAGTAATCAGAGGTTTGCATTATCAAATAAATCCAAAACCTCAAGCAAAATTAGTAAGTGTATTTAATGGAAAAATTTTTGATGTTGCAGTAGATATCAGAAAAAAATCTCCAACATATGGAAGATGGGTAGCTGAAATTCTTTCAGACGAGAATCACAGATCATTATATGTTCCAGAAGGATTTGCTCATGGATTTTGTGTTATGAGTAAAGAAGCAGATGTGTTTTATAAGGTAAGCAATGAACATTCACCAGAAAACGAACGTGGAATAATTTGGAATGATCCAACATTAAACATTCCATGGTCAGTAAAAAAACCAATTATTTCAGATAAAGACAGCAAGTTACCATTACTAGAAGAAACCGAAAATAATTTTATTTACTAAAAAATACATTAGAGTTAAATAATTAATTCCTAATTCGTAAATATGAAAATTTTAGTTTGTGGAGGAGCAGGATTTATTGGGAGTGCATTTATTAGAAATCATTTTAACAATCACCCAAAAGATGAAATAATAAATTTAGATTCACTTACAATAGGTTCGAATTTACTAAATCTGAAACAAATTGGACAAAATCAAAATTACCAATTTTTTAAAGAAGATATAAAAAATCAAGAAATTGTAAATAAATTAGCAAACGATGTAGATGTCATAGTTAATTTTGCAGCTGAATCTCATGTAGATAGAAGCATTGCAAATCCAAAACCATTCATAGAAACAAATATTCTTGGAACATATTCTTTATTAGAAGCTACAAAAAAATACAACAAATTATTCATTCATGTTTCAACTGATGAAGTTTATGGGGATGCAGAAGATTTAGATTCATTTACTGAGAAATCTTTGATTAAGCCTAGTAATCCTTATTCAGCTACAAAAGCATCTGCAGATCATTTAGTTGCCGCATATCATAGAACATATAACATAAAATGCATTACTACACGATGTACCAATAATTTTGGTCCTTTCCAATTCCCAGAAAAATTGATTCCTAAAACAATTATTAGAGCTAAAAAGAATCTGAAGGTTCCATTGTATGGAGACGGAAACCAAATTAGAAGTTGGATCTATGTATATGATCATGTACAAGCAATTGACGATCTAATTTTAAGAGGTGTTCATGGTCAGGAATATAATATTACTGCATGGAATGAAATTTCAAACAAAATAATCGTAGAAAAAATTCTAAAATTTCTTGGAAAATCGGATGATTTGATTGAACATGTTAAAGATAGACCAGGTCATGATAGAAGATATTCGATAGATGCCGCAAAAATTCAAAATGAAATTGGATGGAAACCAAAACATGAATTTGAGCAGGCTCTTAATGAAACAGTTGAATGGTATGAACAAAATCAGGAATGGTGGGAGCCATTAGTTGATGATAATTCTTTACATTCACAACCATGGACTCTTACCTGTAAATGACTAAAATTTTAGTGACTGGATCAACTGGGCTTGTTGGAAGACAAGTAGTAAGGGATCTTGTTAGGAAAAATTATGAAGTCTATGCTTGTTATAATAGAATAAAACCAGAATTTGGCATTCCTGTAAATCTAGATCTTTCAAAAACAGACAAAATAATCAGTGTTTTACACAGCATAAATCCAAATATAATAATTCATCTTGCAGCTATCACAGATTTAGAAAAATGTGAAATTCAAAGAGAACAAGCAGTTTTAATCAACACGGATTCAACTAGAATTCTGGCTAGAGAGTCAACAAAACTAGGTGCATTTTTTATTTATGTTTCAACAGATTATGTTTTTGATGGGACAGAAGGATATAGAAAAGAAGACGATATAACTAATCCACTAAATATTTATGGAAAATCAAAATTGGATGGCGAAATTGCTATAAGGGATTCAACATCAAAATATGCTATAATTAGAACTAGTACACCATTTGGATTACATTCAACAAAAAAAAGTTTTCCTTTATGGATTAAGGAGAATCTTGAAGGGGGAAAAGAAACATCTGTGTTAATTGATCAATTCACATCACCAACATATGTACCAAATCTTTCAAAAATGATCATAGAAGTAACACTAAAACAGATTATTGGTATCATTCATTTAGCTGGAGCTACAAGAATTTCTAGATATGAATTTGCCATAATGATTGCAGAAAAGCTTGATCTTGATAAATCATTACTAAAACCAATAAAAATTCAAGACATGAATTGGAAAGCTACAAGACCAAAAGACTCATCTCTAGATATTTCAAAAGCTAAAAAAATTTTGATGAACAAACCTGAAGAAATTGAATATGCCTTAGAAAATTTTATTTATGAAATAAAAAATCTTAAAAATTAAAAAATATTGAATATTTATTTATAAGAATTTGAAAAAGATTTTCAGTATTAATTTTGTCTGTTTTCCCTAACAACATTTACTATGGAATAAAGAATTGTAGCTGTAATTAATAAAATTGTGCCTAAGATCACCCCTCCAATACCAATAAGAGCAATATTTGTCATCACTACTCGTTCTTCAGAATAGATTTGCATAGTCCAAGCTCCAAAAATTAATCCCAAAATAAGAAAACATAATCCTGTCACTCCATAATACAAAAGAGGTCGTTCAATGGCTACATGTTTTACTGTACTCATAACAACTGAAGTTCCATGAGATATTGGTTCTTGAGAATGAGTATTATTTTCATAAGAAATAGTAATAGGAATTTCAGTTATCCTCATATTCTTTTTTGAAGCTTTAATGAGAATTTCTGTAGAAATTCCCATGCCTGATTCAGTGGGAAAAATTTGATCAATCACATTTTTTTTATATGCTCTGAAACCACTTTGTGAATCAGTTATCTTAGAACCCGTCATCACGTTAGTAAGTCCAGTGATTGTTTTAATGCCAATTTTTCTGTATGTTGGTAAACCTTTTGTTGTTCCAAGAAATCTTGAACCTATTACAATGTCTGCTTTATTATCATAGATTGGTTTTAACATTGAGTCAATTTCAGATATTTGATGTTGTCCATCTGCATCAAAAGTTACCAAAACATCACCTTCAATTTTTTTTGATTCATTAAAAATAGTTTTTATTGCAGAGCCATATCCCATGTTTTTGTCATGTTTTACAACATGAACGCCCATTAATGATGCAATTACAGATGTCATATCTGATGAACCATCATCACACACAATAATTTGGGCATATTTTTGCTTTAATTTTGCAATAATTGATCCTATATTTCTTTCTTCATTAAATGCAGGAATTCCAATTATTACTTTCAAATTATGATAGTTTCTTTTGATTGGTTATTTAAGGAGTGGCAATCTAAAATGCATAGAAACCTCATATCAAGTATTATTTTGTGGTTAATTTTTTAATATGAATATTCTCAACAAAGATGAAAATGAAATTATTATTTTGGATCAATGTATTTATGTTACATTTTGGATTATCTTATTATTTAAAGCAAAAACTTGATGCAGAATTTACTGCCATTATTGATACTCCCAATAAGCCGAAACAAATGTTTCTTAATCAAAAAATAGTTGATTTTAGAAAAACATGGTATTTTCACGATCATATTAAAAAAACAACAGTAAATCCAGATCTAGAATATTTATCAAGTTTTGAAAAAAAATATCATATTGATTTATGGAAACTGGCATTAAACGAAAGGCATTTTTATAGATTCAATAATTTTTATAAATTTACGACCAATGAAATTTTGAAATTTTTAGAACAAGAGTGTAAATTATTTGAACAAATTTTGGATGAAGTTAAACCAGATTATTTTTTGACATACGATCCACCATTTCATCATCAAAAATTATTAATGGATTTATGTAAAGCCAAAGGTATCAAGGTCTTATGTATTTTCATATCAAGATATAAAGATAAAAGCATTATTGCTGAAAGCGGTAGTACTTTTGATTTACCTCGAAATTTAGACATGATAGAATTGAATGAATCAGAGAAAAATGGACTAGATGAAATAATGAATGAATCTAGTTATAATGCGTTAACAAAAAAATGGACAAATGAAAGAAATGTTTCAACATCAAACAAACTCAAAGCTTTGACAGATTATGTACTATTTTCTGATTCCAAAAATACACAATCAAATTTTACTTATTATGGGAGAAATAAATTAAAAGTTATTCAAGATACCATTTCATTTTACATAAAGCGTGAATGGAGATCAAGATACTTGGAGAAAAATCTTAAAAAAGTAGTTGATTTAGATATTCCATTTGTGTATTATCCTCTCAATATTGATGCTGAATTAACTATTCTTCATTATGCTCCTTTTTTTACTAATCAAATTGAAATTATCAGACACATAGCAAAATCTCTTCCAGTTGATCATATGTTATATGTTAAGGAACATATTCATGCTGTCTTTAGAGGATGGAGAGAAACAAGTCAATATAAGGAATTAATTGAAATTCCGAATGTTGTTGTAATTCATCCTTCTTATTCTTCAAATGAGTTAGTTAAAAATAGTAAATTGGTGATTACTATCAGGGGAACTGCAACCATTGATGCAGCATATCAAAACAAACCTTCAATAATTTTTGGCGATATGGCACACGATATGTTACCATCAGTTTACAAAATTGAAAATCTTAGAGATTTACCTGAATTGATAAAAACCGCATTAAGGACACCAATTAATTCAGTGTATATTAACAAATATCTTAAGTTAATGAAAGAGAGAACTTTTGATTTTAATTGGTGGGATTATGAAAATAAAAGAAATAATCAATTTTATTCAGGAAATATTCTTTCTGATGTTGAATATCAAGAAAACGATGTAAAAGAATTTTTTGATAATAATAAAGAAATATTTGAAACATTAGCAAACGCGCATTTATCAAAAATCGAATGAATTAATTTACTTTAACAAGAATATTAATTATGAAAATTATTTTTCT
This window harbors:
- a CDS encoding class I SAM-dependent methyltransferase, with product MTKDDTITQKVENMYKKYPYPSPSTDAAQTNELLNLLRIFEMESKIKLEEKNILDAGSGSGHRITNVAQFFKKCNFLGIDISEKSLEIANELKNKKNTKNIQFQKHNIMTGVENLGKFDIVLCMGVLHHLSNPSKGLQMLTKTLKDDGIIFLYLYGKLGGHKRMLNKEMISILLGKEKSNYDLGIELVRDLELNKFDYGWNLNFKNKKEEDTLIVDSLLHTNEFLYDFNDIDKLFKKTNLYGYSIFGITESTQGLLFDSSIKTEKKLSIPQTNVSQKLKSNLSLSFYESLNLKEKFRIIDLLYEPNGYTLVGFTKYAYDKLSNDRIKRNFIVIN
- the nadE gene encoding NAD(+) synthase; the protein is MELNEEFLKIKDLEKTTDKICEFIKDEISNKFQKKGAIVGLSGGVDSAVTMALCAKSLGYEQILGLIMPEKESSSSSQLLAKEVAKKFNVETKIIDITQILESFGVYDIKEQIVKEKFPKFNIECKYRVIVPPKSKNIVGIPFLEILDENNERHKLKISSSDFLTLTAATSIKHRVRMTMLYFHAEKNNFSVVGTTNKSEYQQGYFVKYGDGGSDIEPLVNLYKSQIYQLGEFLKVPNQILSKEASPDVWSFSTTDEEFFYSVPYQIVDLILYARENKLSIKDIQKISDLSKEDIESLVKIQNIKQVKSQHMREIPHSWMPDFT
- a CDS encoding glycosyltransferase family 2 protein translates to MIEINKDKHTESHNPLVSIIILNYNAGNLLVDCINSIQKSTYTNFEIILVDNVSKDNSHIICKEKFPTIKLIENSENLGYCEGNNVGLRKANGEFMMVLNPDTIVDSQWLEELLNAYQTNGEGIYQPKFLAITDHSMLLSTGNMIQIFGFGFSRSKGNMDKKQFENIEKIDYVSGTCLFTSKKVLKKIGLFDPFLFAFHDDLELCWRAALIKINSFYVPKSIVYHPIEGTSFKWSPLKFKLMERNRKYCLLTLYDRKTLLKMIPGLFLVDIAVFFFYLKKGLVKMKISADVEILQNFKIINQKYSQNQKIKIISDKEIIQHLKNKVDVPNWIVDTKTNHFFNSFLNRISKITRMII
- a CDS encoding holo-ACP synthase, with translation MLENIGIGIDIIEIERFKEKPYQDNEIFYKKIFHLSEIDYCLNNKNSSQSFAVKFAIKESVIKSINKKIDFLDIITDHLDSKPIVSLSKDPSYNFLVSVSHEKQNAIAVVISKKNSLNC
- a CDS encoding class I adenylate-forming enzyme family protein: MNIINFLKKNVEKYPTKIAIIDEDASITFQKLYEEVQKFSTSISFLNEKDVISLISDNSISFVISYLGIINAGKLVHLIPPEIFESNLSTQLEASNSGAIICSKLNKKSFLENQSIKIPIYGIEEVLSNQEKISDIKKNNDLAYLIYTSGTTSDPKGVAVSHKMIDFTTKNIVKVLGYSDSDIDLLPLPLHHSFGLGCVHTSLYTGSTLVLLKNASNLEFMFETLKKFKVTTFAAIPATLTKILKFDRNLLESYFSNIRLIITNSTSIPKNTVQNFKHILVNGNLATYYGLTEASRSSFMIFDEKNDRDESVGKAAPKVEIKIVNDEKNESNLGEIWIKGDNVIKNYWRNYEADKNLIDGWLRTGDIGYFDEEKYLFLKGRNDDIINIGGEKVSPLEIEESVKEILGVDDVAAFGIMHEIFGQTIKINVVKAKDSDLSKSQILSHCIKNLEKYKIPSKIDFVERIPKTDYGKVKRFMLK
- a CDS encoding acyltransferase, whose product is MINSKNFRDNEQELMDYYGYVGFGGRIKIRIKFLKSWIFHSLAYSSPLPSWSIKFQRMRGVKIGENCHISPYVLIDLLHPELIKIEDNVTISSNSMIFAHVNPSANDFLKKHGYPRTIKSVIVKKGAVISVGCIIIAGVTIGENAIVGAGSVVTQDVPDYCVVVGNPARVVKKIDH
- the rfbC gene encoding dTDP-4-dehydrorhamnose 3,5-epimerase; this translates as MGFTFKRLSIPEVILVEPKLYSDSRGFFYESFKESDFFSNEITKFVQDNVSHSINGVIRGLHYQINPKPQAKLVSVFNGKIFDVAVDIRKKSPTYGRWVAEILSDENHRSLYVPEGFAHGFCVMSKEADVFYKVSNEHSPENERGIIWNDPTLNIPWSVKKPIISDKDSKLPLLEETENNFIY
- the rfbB gene encoding dTDP-glucose 4,6-dehydratase, encoding MKILVCGGAGFIGSAFIRNHFNNHPKDEIINLDSLTIGSNLLNLKQIGQNQNYQFFKEDIKNQEIVNKLANDVDVIVNFAAESHVDRSIANPKPFIETNILGTYSLLEATKKYNKLFIHVSTDEVYGDAEDLDSFTEKSLIKPSNPYSATKASADHLVAAYHRTYNIKCITTRCTNNFGPFQFPEKLIPKTIIRAKKNLKVPLYGDGNQIRSWIYVYDHVQAIDDLILRGVHGQEYNITAWNEISNKIIVEKILKFLGKSDDLIEHVKDRPGHDRRYSIDAAKIQNEIGWKPKHEFEQALNETVEWYEQNQEWWEPLVDDNSLHSQPWTLTCK
- the rfbD gene encoding dTDP-4-dehydrorhamnose reductase, which gives rise to MTGSTGLVGRQVVRDLVRKNYEVYACYNRIKPEFGIPVNLDLSKTDKIISVLHSINPNIIIHLAAITDLEKCEIQREQAVLINTDSTRILARESTKLGAFFIYVSTDYVFDGTEGYRKEDDITNPLNIYGKSKLDGEIAIRDSTSKYAIIRTSTPFGLHSTKKSFPLWIKENLEGGKETSVLIDQFTSPTYVPNLSKMIIEVTLKQIIGIIHLAGATRISRYEFAIMIAEKLDLDKSLLKPIKIQDMNWKATRPKDSSLDISKAKKILMNKPEEIEYALENFIYEIKNLKN